A single region of the Branchiostoma lanceolatum isolate klBraLanc5 chromosome 1, klBraLanc5.hap2, whole genome shotgun sequence genome encodes:
- the LOC136429872 gene encoding creatinase-like, giving the protein MWKILASSPRVLREKGLADLQKLTAAVPALIARCQHFEAGQGPRSPLMTSLGTKQDLKSHPAHAHDPAPVGKQQVDASRFQQLTDDLMPRLVDRRNGQKVQPTFSVEELQRRLNLLRTFMNTSKIDVVLFTSYHNINYYCDFMYCAFGRPYGLVVTMDNVISISSAIDGGQPWRRTQIGENVAYTDWQGDNFYHAVQTELAGKGLMTLGVEFDHMTLEGFTKLNQAVPDMQKIDIGKPTMRMRMKKSEEEISLIREGARIADLGGWAVVEALREGVPEYELANRATSTMIREVARTYPHSELLNTWAWISSGVNTDGGHNPPTSRRVRSGDILSVNTFPMIAGYYAALERNMFLNHASDAHLALWEINCQVHRRGIELIRPGARCCDIATELNEMYREHGLLQYRSFGYGHSFGSLCHYYGREAELELREDIPTVLEPGMVMSMEPMIMIPEGMPGAGGYREHNILVVTEDGAEDITGFPFGPEHNIIKK; this is encoded by the exons ATGTGGAAGATACTGGCATCAAGTCCCCGGGTTCTCCGTGAGAAAGGCTTGGCCGACTTACAGAAGCTGacagctgcagtacctgcacTTATTGCAAGATGTCAGCATTTCGAGGCAGGCCAGGGGCCGCGGTCGCCATTAATGACAAGTCTTG GCACCAAGCAGGACCTGAAATCACACCCCGCACATGCGCACGACCCGGCGCCCGTCGGAAAACAGCAGGTTGACGCCTCCCGGTTCCAGCAGCTGACAGACGACCTGATGCCCCGACTCGTCGATAGGAGGAACGGCCAGAAG GTCCAGCCTACATTCTCCGTGGAGGAGCTCCAGCGGAGGCTGAATCTGCTGCGCACGTTCATGAACACCAGTAAAATAGACGTCGTCCTCTTCACCTCCTACCACAACATTAACTACTACTGCGACTTTATGTACTGCGCCTTCGGACGGCCCTACGGGCTTGTCGTCACCATGGACAACGTGATCTCCATATCCTCAG CCATCGACGGCGGCCAACCCTGGAGAAGAACGCAAATCGGCGAGAACGTCGCTTACACCGACTGGCAGGGCGACAACTTCTACCACGCGGTCCAAACAGAGCTGGCGGGGAAAGGCCTCATGACGCTCGGCGTGGAGTTCGACCACATGACGCTAGAGGGCTTCACCAAGCTGAACCAGGCCGTACCCGACATGCAGAAAATAGACATAGGCAAGCCCACCATGCGCATGCGCATGAAGAAGTCCGAAGAGGAAATCTCACTCATCAG GGAGGGCGCACGTATTGCTGACCTGGGCGGCTGGGCTGTGGTGGAGGCGCTAAGGGAGGGCGTGCCTGAGTACGAGCTGGCGAACCGCGCTACGAGCACCATGATACGAGAAGTGGCCAGGACCTACCCACATAGCGAACTCCTGAACA CCTGGGCCTGGATCTCGTCAGGGGTCAACACTGACGGGGGACACAACCCTCCGACGTCACGACGCGTGCGCAGTGGGGACATTCTGTCAGTCAACACCTTCCCCATGATTGCTGG GTACTACGCCGCCCTGGAGAGGAACATGTTCCTGAACCACGCTTCCGACGCTCACCTCGCTCTGTGGGAGATCAACTGTCAA GTACACCGTCGAGGCATAGAGCTCATCCGCCCGGGAGCGCGCTGCTGTGACATAGCCACTGAGCTGAACGAGATGTACCGAGAACAcggcctgctgcagtaccgcagcTTCGGCTACGGACACTCCTTCGGATCTCTTTGCCATTACTACGGCAGGGAAGCAG AACTAGAGCTGCGTGAGGACATCCCGACCGTTCTCGAGCCCGGGATGGTCATGTCCATGGAGCCGATGATCATGATTCCCGAGGGCATGCCCGGAGCGGGCGGCTACCGTGAGCACAACATCCTAGTGGTGACGGAAGACGGGGCGGAGGACATCACAGGCTTCCCCTTCGGTCCTGAACACAACATCATCAAGAAATAG